One stretch of Chroococcidiopsis sp. SAG 2025 DNA includes these proteins:
- a CDS encoding transposase — protein MGKHKTRKKTKKRLNQDLIRTDVWSLLATPTQKYQLLLTIDEYRQYLKPLVLIINAQWVNLASLPAKERVNVVEKMIHATATNPNPKHKYYQKVINKYPSFRKFPSYLRRAAIADALGIVSSFQTRYYQWQSGERKRRDARPPRLSATCNTYPTLYKGQQVKYGANYCTVDLKIWNGSDWVWTNSIQVKSHGGRRHLTVNNKMQSPTLVVNRNRCQLSMPIAIGKIERQERDYVASVDLGINNAATCSIVGRDGTVKARQFINPSRDIDRRNQRRMMIAKKSQQTQRITTQKLPRGFCRGIYRKSSNINLEIARTVARKIIDFAKTHSVKVIVLENLSGWKAKAGRRGSLLKQKFHLWCHRKIVELLTDRWNEIGGVVQAVNPKYTSAYAFDGSGKVKRSQMNYSLLRFTTGKNYNADLNASYNIGARYWYNIIIGDKHFSRVFEGKCSHDTLRTPVTLGTLRSLVTAA, from the coding sequence ATGGGCAAACACAAAACTAGAAAGAAGACTAAGAAAAGGCTAAATCAAGATCTGATTAGAACTGATGTTTGGAGTTTATTAGCCACGCCTACACAAAAATATCAACTACTCTTGACAATTGACGAGTATCGCCAGTATCTCAAACCGCTAGTTTTAATTATCAATGCTCAATGGGTAAACTTAGCTTCGCTGCCAGCGAAGGAACGGGTGAACGTTGTGGAGAAAATGATTCACGCTACGGCAACTAACCCCAACCCAAAACATAAATATTATCAAAAAGTCATCAATAAATACCCATCTTTTCGGAAATTTCCTAGTTATTTGAGACGTGCTGCTATCGCTGATGCTCTTGGGATAGTCTCCAGTTTTCAGACTCGTTATTATCAGTGGCAATCGGGAGAGCGAAAACGTCGGGATGCCAGACCGCCGCGCTTGAGTGCAACGTGCAATACCTACCCTACACTTTACAAAGGTCAACAAGTTAAATATGGAGCTAATTACTGCACGGTAGATCTCAAAATCTGGAATGGTTCTGATTGGGTATGGACTAACTCAATTCAAGTAAAAAGTCATGGAGGTAGGAGACATTTAACAGTAAATAACAAAATGCAATCACCTACACTAGTTGTTAATCGCAATAGGTGTCAACTCTCAATGCCGATTGCAATTGGTAAGATAGAGCGACAAGAACGCGACTATGTAGCTAGTGTAGATCTCGGAATTAACAATGCGGCAACTTGTTCAATAGTTGGACGTGACGGTACTGTAAAGGCGAGGCAGTTTATCAACCCGTCAAGAGACATAGACCGTCGCAACCAACGCCGAATGATGATCGCTAAAAAGTCCCAGCAGACTCAACGTATCACCACCCAGAAGCTACCAAGAGGTTTTTGCCGAGGCATCTACCGCAAGTCCTCCAATATCAATCTGGAGATTGCCCGCACTGTTGCTAGAAAGATTATTGACTTTGCTAAAACGCACAGTGTCAAGGTAATTGTATTAGAAAATCTGTCTGGCTGGAAAGCAAAAGCTGGTAGAAGGGGTAGCTTACTCAAACAAAAATTCCACTTGTGGTGTCATCGAAAAATTGTTGAACTGCTTACAGATAGATGGAACGAAATAGGCGGTGTAGTTCAAGCCGTGAATCCAAAATACACCAGTGCTTATGCTTTTGATGGTAGTGGCAAGGTCAAGCGTAGCCAGATGAATTATTCTCTTTTGCGCTTCACTACAGGTAAAAATTACAATGCCGACCTCAACGCTAGCTACAACATTGGAGCTAGGTACTGGTACAACATAATTATCGGGGACAAACATTTTTCTAGAGTGTTCGAGGGCAAATGTTCCCACGACACACTGAGAACGCCAGTAACTCTGGGAACGTTAAGAAGTCTTGTGACGGCTGCTTAG